The following coding sequences lie in one Labrus bergylta chromosome 13, fLabBer1.1, whole genome shotgun sequence genomic window:
- the rubcnl gene encoding protein associated with UVRAG as autophagy enhancer: MGSCSRDSPSSLRRQRYVSWYVDPAETGSSGEIPLQNHLMAFSGSVPRLLLTPADTREVSPHQHTHLTVTKRTHKAAFTLSHHSMVDSDLLDIDRSSNSHSDDEGMKGHKDDSSPRHPADQSVLLLLRRSSPVISRRQRPVSWQGGGTDSFNPSSPDSLDKCQPASVTTLDDLDLHSSRCVSVSSNLSDEPRLRFSGQQGLAEEHRGRGLLRCQPPHSSAHVSRQRRSRGIPEFSADLLKTHTELEKENAHFIVVDMVLEVLEGAKWTLMMDTHQNTQQHKQCPTCTQQHTQYQICTQQHTSSSEDETPLEQTKSSHHRNTVREILAHTHSDKNMQTSHRNTHSSYVHTHKHTQEEEEGAAYEEAKHQPKTFSVLSNDSGFEDCGADSLTTQRDSLRNAQALAQQLVLEFRRSWLPSDGPRRGRQSLRSSLLELPGGECVTVVSSGLTEEIRLRTRMRGCLSWAPPRVQIIYTVQPNHRRSDVVAQQNFLCAGCGTELEHKYIKKLRYCEYLGRYFCDCCHSGSEAVIPARVLTHWDFSRFPVSDFSKQLLDSVWFQPLFDVSCVGKKLNGRVKELRRFRELQDQLLCIKKLLTACRLSKRVMTEFEQLPAHLTEQPHLFSMDDLLRVKKGQLVSQAQAVLNSAIGHVENCQLCLARGFVCEFCREKDVIFPFQTDMCRRCPVCRACFHKRCFVEKKCPKCARIQSRKKRPDR; the protein is encoded by the exons ATGGGAAGCTGCAGCCGGGACTCGCCATCCTCCCTCAGGAGACAACGATATGTCAGCTGGTATGTGGACCCTGCAGAGACAG GTTCTTCAGGAGAAATTCCTCTCCAAAACCATCTTATGGCTTTTTCAGGATCAGTCCCACGTCTCCTCCTGACTCCAGCAGACACCAGAGAAGTGTCtccacatcaacacacacacctgactgtCACAAAGAGGACACACAAAGCGGCCTTCACACTCTCACACCACTCCATGGTGGACTCTGACTTGCTCGACATTGACCGATCGTCTAATAGTCACTCTGATGATGAAGGAATGAAAGGACACAAGGATGACTCGTCTCCTCGGCATCCAGCGGACCAAAGTGTCCTACTCCTCCTCCGCAGGAGCAGTCCGGTCATCTCCAGACGACAACGACCTGTCTCCTGGCAAGGAGGAGGCACAGATAGCTTCAATCCATCGAG CCCGGACTCTCTGGATAAGTGTCAGCCTGCGTCGGTCACCACTTTGGATGATCTGGATCTTCACTCCTCAcgctgtgtttctgtctcatcAAACCTGAGCGATGAACCTCGCCTTCGTTTCAGTGGACAGCAGGGATTGGCTGAGGAGCACAGAGGGCGGGGCCTCCTCAGATGTCAACCCCCTCACTCATCAG CCCATGTCAGCAGACAGAGAAGGAGCCGTGGTATCCCAGAATTCTCTGCAGACCTCTTAAAGACCCACACTGAGCTGGAGAAG GAGAATGCTCATTTTATCGTAGTGGACATGGTGCTGGAGGTGCTGGAGGGAGCGAAGTGGACTTTAATGATGGACACACACcagaacacacaacaacacaaacagtgtCCGACCtgcacacaacaacacacacagtatcagatctgcacacaacaacacacaagcTCTTCAGAGGATGAAACACCTCTCGAGCAGACAAAGAGCTCACACCACAGAAACACTGTTCGAGAGATtctcgcgcacacacactccgataaaaacatgcagacatcccatagaaacacacactcctcctacgtacacacacacaaacacacacaggaggaagaggagggagcgGCGTATGAAGAGGCTAAACATCAACCAAAGACTTTCTCCGTCCTCTCCAATGACAGCGGCTTTGAAG actGTGGAGCTGACTCTCTGACCACACAAAGAGATTCTCTCAGAAA TGCACAGGCTCTGGCTCAGCAGCTGGTGCTGGAgttcaggaggagctggcttCCTTCAGACGGTCCCAGGCGTGGACGGCAGAGCCTGCGAAGCTCCCTGCTGGAG tTACCTGGTGGAGAATGTGTGACGGTGGTCAGCAGCGGCCTGACGGAGGAGATCAGACTGAGGACGAGGATGAGAGGATGTCTGAGCTGGGCTCCACCTCGAGTCCAGATCATCTACACGGTGCAGCCGAACCACAG ACGCAGTGACGTTGTCGCTCAGCAGAACTTTCTTTGTGCGGGTTGTGGAACAGAATTAGAGCACA AGTACATAAAGAAACTGCGGTACTGTGAATACCTGGGCAG GTACTTCTGTGACTGCTGCCACAGCGGCTCTGAGGCTGTGATTCCTGCTCGGGTTCTGACCCACTGGGACTTCAGCAG gTTCCCTGTGAGTGATTTCTCCAAACAGCTGCTGGACTCAGTTTGGTTTCAGCCGCTGTTTGATGTGAGCTGCGTGGGTAAAAAACTCAACGGCCGAGTGAAGGAGCTCCGCAGGTTCAGG GAGCTCCAGGATCAGCTGCTTTGCATCAAGAAGCTGCTGACGGCCTGCAGATTATCCAAAcg GGTGATGACAGAGTTTGAACAGCTTCCTGCCCACCTGACTGAGCAGCCTCACCTGTTCTCCATGGACGACCTGCTGAGAGTGAAGAAGGGTCAGCTTGTGTCTCAGGCCCAGGCCGTGCTGAACTCTGCCATCGGTCATGTAGAAAACTGTCAG CTGTGTCTGGCCCGAGGTTTCGTCTGTGAgttctgcagagaaaaagatgtCATCTTCCCTTTTCAGACCGACATGTGTAGGCGCTGTCCAG tgtgCAGGGCCTGCTTTCACAAACGTTGTTTTGTGGAGAAGAAGTGTCCAAAATGCGCTCGGATCCAATCACGGAAAAAACGTCCGGACAGATAG